Proteins encoded in a region of the Zea mays cultivar B73 chromosome 2, Zm-B73-REFERENCE-NAM-5.0, whole genome shotgun sequence genome:
- the LOC100273106 gene encoding uncharacterized LOC100273106, whose translation MAMRAAARQAILSPPLGPRSPRPFLCGCSLSIAPRLEPCRAASSTTAPAAGKHLPPLFSVAPMMDWTDNHYRTLARLISRHAWLYTEMVVAETIVHQKDNLDRFLAFPEEQHPIVLQIGGSNLENLAKATELANDYSYDEINLNCGCPSGKVAGHGCFGARLMFDPEFVGDAMSTIAANCDVPVSVKCRIGVDDRDSYEELCEFVDKVISKSPTRHFIIHARKALLSGLSPAENRKIPPLKYEYYFALLRDFPEIKFTLNGGITNVSQVSASMRQGAHGVMVGRAAYNNPWNMLGHVDGEIYGKQTRYISRRQILENYQAYGDSIIDQYGPSRPNVRQLVKPLLNLFHSEPGNSLWKRKADSALRHCKTVKTFLEETLDAISDSVLDKPVNREPSSDEEYFASVDSLLPPKYTTPMHERLVAAST comes from the exons ATGGCGATGCGGGCCGCTGCGCGTCAAGCCATACTCTCTCCACCGCTTGGGCCCCGCAGTCCTCGCCCCTTCCTCTGTGGTTGTTCCTTGTCTATCGCTCCTCGGTTGGAGCCGTGCCGAGCGGCGAGCTCCACCACCGCGCCGGCCGCCGGAAAGCATCTCCCTCCATTGTTCAG CGTCGCGCCGATGATGGACTGGACGGACAACCACTATCGGACGCTCGCGCGGCTTATCTCGCGGCATGCCTGGCTTTATACTGAGATGGTCGTCGCCGAGACCATCGTGCATCAGAAGGATAACCTG GATAGGTTTCTAGCATTTCCGGAGGAACAACATCCTATTGTGCTGCAGATTGGTGGAAGTAACCTTGAAAATTTAGCAAAAGCAACAGAACTGGCAAATGATTATTCATATGATGAGATCAACCTAAA CTGTGGCTGTCCAAGCGGCAAAGTTGCTGGTCATGGTTGCTTTGGTGCTCGCTTAATGTTTGATCCAGAG TTTGTAGGAGATGCCATGTCAACTATCGCAGCTAATTGTGATGTCCCAGTTAGTGTTAAATGCAGAATTGGTGTTGACGATCGTGATTCTTATGAAGAACTAT GTGAATTTGTAGATAAAGTTATCTCAAAATCTCCAACCAGGCATTTCATTATTCATGCTCGGAAGGCATTGCTTAGTGGTCTCAGTCCCGCAGAGAATCGGAAGATTCCTCCATTGAA ATATGAGTACTATTTTGCTTTGTTGCGGGACTTCCCAGAAATAAAATTTACTCTAAATGGTGGCATAACCAATGTTAGTCAA GTTAGTGCATCCATGAGACAAGGTGCACACGGAGTTATGGTTGGCCGGGCTGCTTATAACAA TCCATGGAACATGCTAGGACATGTGGATGGGGaaatctatggcaagcaaacaagATACATTTCTCGTCGCCAG ATACTTGAGAACTACCAAGCTTATGGTGATTCAATAATTGACCAGTATGGCCCCAGCAGGCCAAATGTGAGACAACTTGTCAAG CCACTGTTAAACTTATTCCACTCAGAACCTGGCAACAGCCTATGGAAACGCAAAGCTGACTCTGCATTGCGTCATTGCAAG ACAGTGAAAACTTTCTTGGAGGAGACTCTTGACGCAATATCGGACAGCGTTCTTGACAAGCCAGTAAACAGGGAACCATCCAGTGACGAAGAATATTTTGCTAGTGTCGATTCTCTGTTGCCACCAAAATACACGACACCGATGCATGAAAGACTTGTAGCCGCATCCACTTGA
- the LOC100273106 gene encoding uncharacterized isoform X1: MPGFILRWSSPRPSCIRRITWFLAFPEEQHPIVLQIGGSNLENLAKATELANDYSYDEINLNCGCPSGKVAGHGCFGARLMFDPEFVGDAMSTIAANCDVPVSVKCRIGVDDRDSYEELCEFVDKVISKSPTRHFIIHARKALLSGLSPAENRKIPPLKYEYYFALLRDFPEIKFTLNGGITNVSQVSASMRQGAHGVMVGRAAYNNPWNMLGHVDGEIYGKQTRYISRRQILENYQAYGDSIIDQYGPSRPNVRQLVKPLLNLFHSEPGNSLWKRKADSALRHCKTVKTFLEETLDAISDSVLDKPVNREPSSDEEYFASVDSLLPPKYTTPMHERLVAAST; encoded by the exons ATGCCTGGCTTTATACTGAGATGGTCGTCGCCGAGACCATCGTGCATCAGAAGGATAACCTG GTTTCTAGCATTTCCGGAGGAACAACATCCTATTGTGCTGCAGATTGGTGGAAGTAACCTTGAAAATTTAGCAAAAGCAACAGAACTGGCAAATGATTATTCATATGATGAGATCAACCTAAA CTGTGGCTGTCCAAGCGGCAAAGTTGCTGGTCATGGTTGCTTTGGTGCTCGCTTAATGTTTGATCCAGAG TTTGTAGGAGATGCCATGTCAACTATCGCAGCTAATTGTGATGTCCCAGTTAGTGTTAAATGCAGAATTGGTGTTGACGATCGTGATTCTTATGAAGAACTAT GTGAATTTGTAGATAAAGTTATCTCAAAATCTCCAACCAGGCATTTCATTATTCATGCTCGGAAGGCATTGCTTAGTGGTCTCAGTCCCGCAGAGAATCGGAAGATTCCTCCATTGAA ATATGAGTACTATTTTGCTTTGTTGCGGGACTTCCCAGAAATAAAATTTACTCTAAATGGTGGCATAACCAATGTTAGTCAA GTTAGTGCATCCATGAGACAAGGTGCACACGGAGTTATGGTTGGCCGGGCTGCTTATAACAA TCCATGGAACATGCTAGGACATGTGGATGGGGaaatctatggcaagcaaacaagATACATTTCTCGTCGCCAG ATACTTGAGAACTACCAAGCTTATGGTGATTCAATAATTGACCAGTATGGCCCCAGCAGGCCAAATGTGAGACAACTTGTCAAG CCACTGTTAAACTTATTCCACTCAGAACCTGGCAACAGCCTATGGAAACGCAAAGCTGACTCTGCATTGCGTCATTGCAAG ACAGTGAAAACTTTCTTGGAGGAGACTCTTGACGCAATATCGGACAGCGTTCTTGACAAGCCAGTAAACAGGGAACCATCCAGTGACGAAGAATATTTTGCTAGTGTCGATTCTCTGTTGCCACCAAAATACACGACACCGATGCATGAAAGACTTGTAGCCGCATCCACTTGA